gctctcgatggtgcagctgtaaaactatttgaggatccgagggcccatgccaaatcttttcagcctcctgagggggaagaggtgctgcactcttcacgactgtgcgggtgtgtgtggaccatgttaagccCTTAGTGATATGGACGCCAAGGACCATGAAgttcttgacccgctccactagagccctgtcaatgtggatggaggcgtgctctcccctctttctcctgtagtccacgatcagctccttggtcttactgacgtttagggagaggttgttgtcatagCGCCACACTGCCAACTCtcagacctcctccctgtaggctgtctcattgcggtcggtgatcaggcctaccgccgTCGTGACGTCagtaaacttgatgatggtgttggagtcgtgagcggccacgcagtcatgggtgaacaaggagtacaggaggggactaagcacacaccctagAGGGGCCCCCACgttgagggtcagcgtgacgGATGTGtcgttgcctaccctcaccacctgggggcagcccgtcaggaagtctaggacccagttacagagggaggtgttcaatcCCAGGGTTCCTAGCTTGGTGATAAtattggaggggactatggtgttgaacgctgagctgtagtgtatgaacagcattctcacatagttatttcccctcttgtctaggtgggagagggcagtgtgaagtgaaattgagattgcatcatctgtgggtctgttggggaggtatgcgaattggagtgtgtccagggtgtctgggatgatggtgttgatgtgtcaTGCACAGCCTTTCtaagcacttcataattacagatgtgagtgctacggggaggtagtcatttagacaggttaccttggagtttgtgtgaacagggacaatggtggtctgcttaaaacatgttgggattacacgTCAGAAAGgtatgtttgttctacataacaTATTTCTATCTAAACGATCCACAacgctgtgtcctgtcctgctgataccaggtgtgtgtgttaggaatggggtagtgtgtgtaccaggtgtgtgtgtgtgtaccaggtgtgtgtgttaggaatggggtagtgtgtgtaccaggtgtgtgtgtgtaccatgtgtgtgtgtgttaggaatggggtagtgtgtgtgtaccatgtgtgtgtgtaccaggtgtgtgcgtatgtgtacaGTGTAGATCTCTCTTACCTGATTGCAGCGATCACACTGGTAGGGCTTCTCTCCACTGTGAACTCTCTTGTGTCTGTCCAGGTGGTATCGCTGAATAAACCGCATGTCACACACGTCACATGCAAACGGCTTCTcccctaaacaacaacaacacaaaaacACTGTTCAAAACCTAATGGTATGGATTGAATTTGATGGATTTTTTACTTAACATCTGTTTTTAATTGTGAGTGAGAGTTGTGCATATTTCTCTACTATGTGATTGTTTTTCTGAATGTTATAACTGTTGCCAGATTTGATGAGTATTGCTGAGCAAGGAAGGGGAAACGTAAAGCGATATAAACCTGTATGAGTGAGGATGTGCCGCTTCAGGTGGTAGCTACTTCGGAATGCTCCATAGCAGTGCTCACAGATGAAGTTCTTCTGTACTTGTGAATTATGATCATCCTCACCATTAATATCCATCTCCACCTGCTGAGAAACCCAATGAGTGTTCAGATGACTACAACTTCACACACCCTAAAAGTGTAAGGcttcagcaaacacacacacctgtcctgtAAGTGTATCTAACATTGTACATTCCATTTCCCCATCTCACACACTACTTACCTCCACTTTCTCTCTCAGTTTGTTGGGTGTTCCTGATTTTCTGTGCTTTTTCTTTGTCGATTGCATATTCTGGCTGGCCTGCATATCTTTCTCATCCAGCAGCCTGGGTGTGTGAAACGAGTGTCCATCTTTTCTGATTAACTatcgaggagagagaggggggaaatggTTGGCAATTCATTTTTCTAACATACTAACCAAAATAGAGCTACTGCTTAGATATTTATTACGTTTTAGATTTCTGATAGATTTACAATAATTACATGAGCATGATTTCTGATTAATTGCCAAACGCCCAATTGTAAACAACAACAACGGTGTTGTTCTCCATGCTAATGAACACAGAAGCACTTGTAGTATGTATACTACGTCCTATGGCCCTATAACATTAGTGTGTCTCTGTTTCTCACCAGGGGTGGGCAGCTGACCCCAGAGGGCAAGACCATGTGGCTGTGGTGAGACTGGTGAGACTGCTGCTGGTGGCTCTCAGGgttgttgttgtctctctgaccCTGCTGACCCTGGCCGTGCTGTGATGTCATCTTCTTCTGACTGCCAGACATGTTGTTGGCCTGCATCAGGGCCATGCTGGACAGCACCGTCTCACAGCCCAGCAACCCAGCCTACAGTAACAACACAAACAGCAGTTCAGTTGGAGCGTAGTATTGTGGCCTAGGAGGGTCATCAACCCAGCCTGCAGGAACAACACAGGACAAAACAAACAGAAGCTTACAGTCAGCGTCAGGGTCCATGTCAGTCCCAGGCATAAAGGCCCGACACACAGGGCCAAAATCCTGCGGGGACTGTAGATGGTCGTTCACTGACTGTTCTCTGACGATTTTTGGCCTGGTGTGTCAGGCCTCTAAGGGAAACACTGTGTTTAGGCCTCTAAGGGAAACACTGTGGTCAGGCCCCTAAGGGAAACACTGTGACGAACAGGGAAAAAACAATGATGAAAACAGGAAGGAGAATTCAACTGACCCATTTCATGTGGTCTCGAACGGAGTTGTTGGGATGGTGTGTCATCGCCGGTGCGTGGtttgaatgcgtgtgtgtgtttgggggtacAGGGGTGCGTCAAGGGGGGGTCACTCAGGATGAGGGGTGTGACAAGAGACCACACTCACCCAAATAATCAGGGGCCAAGGCCTGGAAATAGAGGGTTATTGTGAGGCCAaaattattgtattttgtttatttttattttaactaCTGGTATTCATATTCAGACCTACTAGCTACAGTGCAAGTTAGTTTAATCATCAGGGGTGCTTTTATAAATTTGGCTTTGTCAACTCAACAAAGGAAGTTTATATCAGGCTTGGAGACAGCAGCCCCAATGGTTTGGTGTATGCCACCTCTTCCCATGGAAAACAGAAAACATTGTTGTCAAATATTGTTGCAATGAAGACAGAAATAAAGCTGGACAAGGACAAACACAGTTTGTAAAAATGCATGTGCAAGTTACTCAAGAGAACATTCAATATTGACCAAAGTATTATGCTAACGATATGATATCACATTTTAGGAGTCATGTATAAAGTCAAGTATAAAAACAAACAGGAAAGCCTAATTTAGCCTAGCCACACAGCTGATCTTCTACTCTAGTCTCCATGCAAGTACTCTAATCTTCATGCAAAGGACAAGCTAAAGCTGCATGGAAGTGAGGGGCTACCTAGCTTGCTTGTtaaaactcacacacacagcaaaatCATGGGGCAAATGCATTGGATAGATAACCTCTTTTGACATTGCAATACGTTAagtcctgtaaaaaaaaaaaagcagtatTATTCAGTGCTCTAGTTAGCTACAATAATGTCTGAATACTGAGAGAGAAAAGCTATGCCAgctcaatgttagctagctagttacctatttagcaagttagctagctatctagctagcaagaCATCATTGTCTGACTGAGTTTTCGAGGCTAAATACCAAGATGAGTGAAAATATTGTTCAGCTAAATATTTAGTgaataatcaatcaatcatgaGGTAACGTATGGGGTAAAGCAAGGGTCTGCTTAGGTGAAGCTAGGGCAAGAAGAATACTCACTGGTTGAGTCcccccaacccacacacacacacacacacacacagagagacaacacaacaacaggcAAGGCGTGCGGGTTGAGCGCCACTACAAATTGTCATAACTCTCATTTGCCTTAACATTCTGGGAAATAACTTAATCATATGCATTGTTAACTCTAGGGTGGCTTTGTTGGGATGTACATTTTAGAATTGGTTTACCTTAAGATTTTGTTTTGCAGATTAATATTTCTTGACGGAGTTCCAATTTTTCTCAGTTTACAAACACAGGAAACGCTACCGGAAGTGTTCGCCAGAGAGCGCGTCCACGTGATTTGAGAACAATGACGCATAATGTCGGCCATGTTGGTAAGGGAAAGATAATGggtcacagatagaacaatgagtcCGATATTTCAATAGATATATAAATGTGAaccatccggttggcgtttccactttaccaaatatggtgatgagaggaagcccaatggccagcagtgggagaagacagagcgagatggattttggccgatattcCGCAAATTTTCTGATCGATTAAGCATTTGATctatctcaatacagttttctatttccaaaactaaaatatgtta
This portion of the Coregonus clupeaformis isolate EN_2021a chromosome 24, ASM2061545v1, whole genome shotgun sequence genome encodes:
- the LOC121537929 gene encoding zinc finger protein 281 isoform X2, with amino-acid sequence MTHHPNNSVRDHMKWAGLLGCETVLSSMALMQANNMSGSQKKMTSQHGQGQQGQRDNNNPESHQQQSHQSHHSHMVLPSGVSCPPLLIRKDGHSFHTPRLLDEKDMQASQNMQSTKKKHRKSGTPNKLREKVEVEMDINGEDDHNSQVQKNFICEHCYGAFRSSYHLKRHILTHTGEKPFACDVCDMRFIQRYHLDRHKRVHSGEKPYQCDRCNQNFSRTDRLLRHRRLCGAGASLPKEENQSFSCESRGGAYSQDAPGHTAAWSPLHQQNSRLAV
- the LOC121537929 gene encoding zinc finger protein 740 isoform X1 gives rise to the protein MTHHPNNSVRDHMKWAGLLGCETVLSSMALMQANNMSGSQKKMTSQHGQGQQGQRDNNNPESHQQQSHQSHHSHMVLPSGVSCPPLLIRKDGHSFHTPRLLDEKDMQASQNMQSTKKKHRKSGTPNKLREKVEQVEMDINGEDDHNSQVQKNFICEHCYGAFRSSYHLKRHILTHTGEKPFACDVCDMRFIQRYHLDRHKRVHSGEKPYQCDRCNQNFSRTDRLLRHRRLCGAGASLPKEENQSFSCESRGGAYSQDAPGHTAAWSPLHQQNSRLAV
- the LOC121537929 gene encoding zinc finger protein 281 isoform X3 translates to MALMQANNMSGSQKKMTSQHGQGQQGQRDNNNPESHQQQSHQSHHSHMVLPSGVSCPPLLIRKDGHSFHTPRLLDEKDMQASQNMQSTKKKHRKSGTPNKLREKVEQVEMDINGEDDHNSQVQKNFICEHCYGAFRSSYHLKRHILTHTGEKPFACDVCDMRFIQRYHLDRHKRVHSGEKPYQCDRCNQNFSRTDRLLRHRRLCGAGASLPKEENQSFSCESRGGAYSQDAPGHTAAWSPLHQQNSRLAV